TCCACGAACACGGTCTTGCCGGCGAGGAGTGCCCGCCGGGTCAGTTCGGCGTGCGAGCTGTGCCGGGTGACGACGAAGACCGCGTCGATGGACTTGTCGCCGAGCACGGCGTCGAGGTCCGTGGTCGCCTCGGCGAAGCCGAATTTGCGCTGCGCATTGGCCGCGGACAGCGCCGTCGTGGTGACGACCGTGGACAACTCGACGCCTTCGCGCTGTACCAGGTGCGGCAGCAGCATCGACGTCGCGTAGTTTCCCGCGCCGACGAACGCCAGGCGCACCGGCGTCCTGGCCGCCCGGGCCGGAGTCGGCTTCACGTTCACCGCGGGAACGGCGACCGCAGGGGCCGCGACCGCAGGGGCCTGCGCTTCCTCCGCTCGTCGGGGATACTTGAACAGCACAGCCACGGCCTTCAGTTCGCCGTCCTTCAGGCGCTGGTACGTCTCGACGGCGTCGTCGAAGTCGGCGACGTGGGAGATCAAGGGCTCCACGTCGACGCTGCCGCGGGCGAGGAGATCGAGGAAGCACGCCAGGTTGCGGCGCTCGGTCCAGCGCACGTAGCCGATCGGGTAGTCCCGCCCCTCCAGTTCGTACCCCGGGTCGTAGCGCCCGGGGCCGTACGACCGGGAGAAGCGGACGTCGAGTTCCTTCTCGTAGTACGCGTTCCACGGCAGGTCCAGGCGGCACTTGCCGATGTCGACGACCCGGCCGCGGTCCCGGCAGAGCCGGGCGGCCAGCTCCACGGGCTGGTTGCTGCCCCCGCCGGCCGCCAGGTACACCTGGTCCACGCCGTGCCCGCCGGTGAGTTCGGCGACGGCGGACTCCACGGCCGCGGACGCCGGATCGCCGCAGGCCGCGGCACCCCGGCGCGCCGCGAGCTCGCAGCGCGCCGGGTCGGGGTCGGCGCCGACGACGCGGACTCCCGAGGCGGCGAGGAGCTGCACCACCAACTGCCCGATCAGCCCGAGGCCGATGACCAGTGCCACTTCACCGAGCTGCGGTTCGCCTTGGCGGACGCCCTGCAACGCGATCGACCCGACGGTGCCGAAGGCGGCGTGCCGCGGGGCGAGGCCGTCCGGCACCCGGGCGTAGAGGTTCTTCGGCACCCAGTTCAGCTCGGCGTGCAACGCGTGCTCATTGCCGGCGCAGGCCACGAGGTCGCCGACCTTCACATCGTCGATGCCGGCGCCGACCTGCTCGACCACCCCGCACAGCGAGTAGCCGAGGGGCGTGTAGGAGTCCAGCTTGCCCATCACCTTGCGGTAGGTGGCGGGCACCCCGTTGGTGGCCACGCTCTGCATGACCTTGGCCACCTGGTCCGGCCGGGAGCGGGCCTTGCCCAGCATCGACATGCCGGCCTCGGACACCTTCATGAGCTCGGTCCCGGTGGATATCAGCGAGAAGGCGCTGCGGACCAGCACACCACCCGGCTTGCACCCCGGCACCGGCACGTCGAGCACCGCCAGCTCGCCGCTCTTGTAGTTCTGTACAACTTGCTTCACCCGAACTCCTCTGAAATTCCTAAGCCGTAAACCGAGTGCTCTGGCCGGACCCAGAGGTCGCGTCGCGATACCAGTACTCGAGGGTCAGCACATGCCACAGATGCTTGGAGTAGTCCCGCTGCCCGGCGGCGTCCTCGGCGACGAGCCGCTGAAGCGCGTCGCGGCGCAGGAGCCCGGAGCGGACGAGCTCGCCGTCGTTGACCACCTCGCGCACCAGCGGTGCCAGGTCCCGGCTCATCCAGGCGCGCAGCGGGGCGCTGAACAGGCCCTTGGGCCGGTAGACGATCTCCCGGGGCAGGATCGAGCCGGCCGCCTCCTTGAGGACGGCCTTGCCCTGGCGTCCGGCGATCTTGCGCTCGCCGGGCACGGCGAACGCCGCCTTGACCACCTCGACGTCCACGTACGGCACCCGCACCTCGGTCGACGCGGCCATGCTCGACCGGTCCGTGTACGTGAGGTTCAGGCCCGGCAGGAACATCCGGGCGTCGGCCAGGCACATACGGTTGACGAAGTCGTCGAGGTCGTTGTCCCGGTAGACGTCCGCGTGCTCGGTCAGCACGTCCTCGACCGTCCCGGCCAGGTCCGGGGCGACCAGGGCGAGCAGCTCTTCCTGGTCGTACATGGTGTAGCTGCGCCGGAACGCGGTCTCCTCCGGCAGATCGGCGAAGGACAGGAACCGCTTCGCGAAGCGCACCGACCGGTACCCACGGCGGGACGTGGCGACCGGCAGCCGGTCCACGGCCGCGGACACCCCGCGCCGCAGGGGCCGCGGCACGCGCTGGTAGCGCAGCGCGAGCAGGTTGGCCAGGTGCTTGCGGTACCCGGCGAACAGCTCGTCGGCGCCCATCCCCGAGAGCATCACCTTGACCCCGGCCTCCCGGGCGGCCGAGCAGATCAGGAACGTGTTGATCGCGGCGGGGTCGCCGATCGGCTCGTCCAGGTGGTACGTCATCCGCGGCAGCAGGTCGAGCACGTTCGGGGCGATCTCGATCTCGTGCAGGTCGACGCCGAACCGCTGGGCCACCTGACGGGCGTAGCGCAGATCGTCCGGCATCGCCTCGAACTTGGCGTCCTCGGCGCGGAATCCGATCGTGTAGGCGGAGATCCCGGGTTGGTGGCGGGCCGCAAGGGCGGTCAAGTAGCTGGAGTCGAGGCCGCCGGAGAGGAACGTCGCCACGGGCACGTCGGAGAGCAGGTGGCGCCTGGTCGACTCCTCGACAAGGGCGGCCAGGTCCGGCCGCTCGCCGGCCCGGGCCCGCTCCCGGCCCTCGGCCGCGACGTCCTTCAGGTTCCAGAACCGGCCGCGCTCCACCCGGCCGTCGGGCCGGAACCTCATCCAGCTCCCCGGCGGCAGCTTCTCCGCCTCGCGGAACGCGCAGCGCGAGTCCGGCACCCAGTAGTACAGCAGCGAGGCCACCAGCGCCGCATGGTCGACCTCCAGCTTCCCGCCGGTCGCGGCGGCGAGCGCCTTGAGCTCGGAGGCGAACGCGAGGCCCGCGCCGCGCCGGAGCAGGAACAGCGGCTTGATGCCCAACTGATCGCGGGCCAGCACCAGTTCACCGGTGCGCTCGTCGAAGATCCCGAACGCGAACATGCCGCGCAGCCGGGGCAGGCAGTCCGTGCCCCAGCGCCGCCAGGCCTCCAGCAGTACCTCGGTGTCGGAGGTGCCGCGGAAGCGCACCCCGGCGGCTGCGAGCTCGGCCCGCAGCTCGGGCGCGTTGTACAGCTCGCCGTTGTACGTCAGGGCGAGGCCGTCCGAGACCATCGGCTGGGCGCCGGTCTCGGACAGGTCGATGATGGCCAGCCGGCGGTGCCCGAGGTGCACTTCGCCGTCACCGACGGAGTGGCTGTACCGGCCCGCCCCGTCCGGGCCGCGGTGGGCGAGGGTGTCGGTGAGCCGGTCGGTCACGACCTTCCCGTCCGGCCATCGGTAAGTGCCTGTGATGCCACACATGTCCTACCGCGCCTCCTGGTCGTTGTCCGGGACCCGTGAGGCCCACATCGACAGCCGCTCCGTACGCCGGCGGCCCTCCCCCACTGCCTGAACGGCGTGGGAGGTACCCCCACCGTTCTGCTGGGCCAGCCGCTCGCTCTGGCCGCGCAGCGCGGTGTCCAGTCCGTCCCACAGCGTGCCGTCGGTCCGGTCACGCGGATCGGGGTCGATCAGCACCACACCGATCACCGGAATGCGCTGGTCCGCGAGCTGCCGCGCCACGGTGTGCAGCCATGCGGCGCTGCCGTGCCCGGCACGCACGACGAGCACGGTCTGGGTGCCGAGGTACTGGAGGTCGGTCCACGCCGTGCCGGGCGCCACCGAGCCGACGCCGAGCCGGCGCTCCTGATGCGACACGGTCGCGGCACGCTCGCCGCTGACCACGGTGGGGTCTCCTGGCTTCGGGCGGCGGTTTGCGAGCTGCGGGCCTGGCAGACCGTCGATGACGGCCACTGGCCCCTCCGCCGCCATCGCCCTGGCGAGGTCCAGGGCGATGGCGCTCGTGCTGCGCGCACAGCCCAGTTCCAGCAGCGACAGCGGTTCCGCGGAGCCACGCACGGTGCGGGCCAGGGTCCCGGTGAGCCTCATCCGTGCCGCCCGGGTCCGTCGGCGCTGCCACAGCCTGCCCGACCGGCGGGGCAGCTCCGCGATGACAGAGGCGCCCAGGTTCGCCGCGATGTCCCGGCGCAGTACGGGGCGGTCCGCCACCACGACGCCGACCGCCGCAAGTGCGAGCCCGAGGACGAGCCCGAGGACGAGCCCGATCGCGGCGTCGGTGCCGACGGCCTTGGGCAGCGAGTGCCGCACCGCGCGCGGGGCGTCCACGATCTGGGTGTTGGCGATGACCTTGGGCGTGCCGACGCGCGCCTCCTCGGCGCGCTGGTTGAAGTCGGCGATCCGCGAAGTGAGCTCGGCCCGGCGGGCGAAGAGCGACTCGATGCTCGCCGACGCTCTCGGGTCGCTCTCCGTCTCCGGCGATCGGTCTCCGATGTCCTTGTTGACCTGTGCGAGCTCGTCCTGCATGCGGTCACGCTGGTCGAGCAGGGCCTTGGCCTCGGCCTCCGCGGTTTGCCGCATCCGCCGCACATGGTCCGCGACGAACGCGTCGGCCAGCGCCTTGGCCCGGGCCACCGCATCCGCGTCGCTGTCACCTGCCACGGTGATCTGCAGCAGGTTGTTGGTGAGGCCGGCACCCCGGTAGTCCTTCATGAAGTCCTCAGGCTTTTCCGAGGACTTGAGGGTGTGCAGGGCCATTTCGGCGATCCGTGTGGTCCCCAGCAGTTCGACGTCGGTGCGGATCAGCGTCCCGGTGTCGTTCGGCTGGTCCTCCCGATGCGCGACCAGCACCTTGGTCACCGCGCTCGGTGGTGGCGGCAGCAGGACCGCCACCGCCGCGCCGATCAGCAGCCCGAGCAGCGCCATGGCGCCCCAGAGGCGGCGGCGCCTGCGCACCGCCACCACCAGCGCCTGCAGGTCGAACAGCGGAGTGGCGGCCGACGACTGTGAAGTCTCGCTCGTCGTCACACTGAACCTCCCGTCGCCCGGCCGCGCACCGCGAGCGCCTCAGTGGCGTTGTCCGCGGAGCGGCCGGCAGAGCGCGCCGGACGGGCCCGGACCGGGGCGGCGACGACGATGCCGACGACCTCGTGCCTGCCGTCCGCACACGCCTCGGCGATGCCGGCGAGCTCCTCCGCGGTCCGGCTGCCCGCGCTGAGGACGACCAGGGCGCCGGACTCGGTGTCGCGGTCCGGAACGACCGGCCGGTCCACCGAGACTTCCACCACCCGCAGCAGCGGATCGTTCGTGGCCTCGGCGACGAGCCGGCCGGCGGCCCGGAGGGCGATCTCGTCGCCGTCCGGTATGACAACCAGCAGCTGCCGAGGGGCCGGCAGTCGGTCCCGGAGGCGGGCGCACACGCGCCGGTAGCGGATCCGCCTTCCGTCCTCGTCACCGGACGCTTGCGGGGTGGGTAGGTCCCACCGGGTGTCCACGCCGAGGAGTCGGCTGATCAAGGCCTGCCGGCCACGGCCTTCCGGCCGGTGCGAGCGCCCTTCATCAGGCACGTCGACGGTGCCGAGAAGCGCCGAGCCGAGCGCCGCGGCGATCTCCTGGTCGGTGCCCAGTCGGCGGTTCGCCCGTGCGGCGACGAGATGGCCGATGACCGCGACCAGGAAGAACAGCAGCGCCCCGGCCACGACGAGCTGCGTCCTCGTCGGCGGCGCCTGGCCGGTCGGCCGGGCCGCCGGCCCCATGACGACCATGCCGGCCACGTTGTTCGCCGGGTCGGCCTGCTCCAGCTTCTCCATGGCCTCCACCAGCGAGGTCCGCAGCTTCTCGAGCACGGTGCGGGCCTGCACGCTCTCCACGGTCCGCCCCGGGTCGGCCGCGTTCGCCAGGTCGGTGATGCGGCGGTTGGTCTCCGCCACCTCCTTGCGCAGCGCCTCGGGCCCCTCGGCCGCTTCGGGGGCGGTGTCGCCGCCCGCGATGCGCGCGGCGAACTCGATGAACTGGTCGGCCACTTGGTCGGAAAGCTGCTGAGCGCGCTCCGGGGTGTCGGCCGTACCCGAGATCTTGATGATGTTCCCGTCGGCGGCCTTGGCGGTCACCTGCTCACGCAGCTCGGCGCTGCTGACGTCCGGCCAGCTGAGCTTGGTGGCCACGCGGTCGACCACCGCGGAACTGGTCGCGATGTCGACCTGGGTCAGCAGCTCGCGCTCCTCCCACTGCCCCGGCAGCAGGACCGACGCCGACGTCGTGTACCGCGGCGGGAACACCACCGAGGCGCCGTAGCCGACGAGCGCGCCCACCACGGCGAGGACGGCGAGAAGCCGCCACCGTCGACGGAGAATCCGCCCGATCGTTGCCAGACGGATCGTGTCATTACTCAACGCCGCGGCCTCTTCCCTGTGCTCACCGCGTCGCTCGCCGACACCGGACCGTGGTCGCGGCAGGCAGCGGCGTAGGCGGCGAGCAGCGACGCCTGCGAGTTGCGCCAGGAGAGCGGCCCGCTGATCCGCTCCTGGCCGATCTTGCCCATCTCGGCCCGCTTCTCCGGATCGTCAAGGAGCAGCGCGATGAGCCCCGCGAATTCGGCCTCGTCGTTGGCGGTCGCGTAGACGGCTGCGTCACCGGCGGAGACGCGCGCCTCCTTCAGGTCGAACGAGACGATCGGCCGGCCCATCGCCATGTACTCCAGGACCTTGTTCATGGTCGACACGTCGTTGAGCGGATTGCGCGGGTCGGGGGAAAGGCACACGTCCGCGGTGGACAGGTAGCGCACCAGGTCGGCGTCCGGGATGCGCCCGGTGAACTGCACCTGCTCGGAGAGCCCGAGCCGCCGGGACAGCTCCACCATCGCGTCGAAGGCGTCGCCGGAGCCGACGAACACCGCATGCCAGTCGGTACGCCCGCACTCGTCACGCAGCTTCGCGAGGGCCCGCAAGGCGTAGTCGACGCCGTCCTGAGGGCCCATGACGCCGAGGTAGCACAGCAGATGAGGCTTGCCACGCTTCAACTCCGGCTCGGGCGGCACCGGTTGGAACCGGTCGATCTGGGGCGCGCTGCGCACCACGAAAACGTCCTCCGGCCGCCGACCGCCACGGCGCACCGCGACGTCCCGGTAGCTCTCGTTCGTGGCGAGGACGACGTCCGCGGCCCGGTAGGTCCGCCGTTCCAGCGCGCACACGGCGCGGTAGAGCAGATCCTCGCCGCGGTCGAACCGGGAGAGGTACAGCTCGGGTACCAGGTCGTGCTGGTCGAAGACGAACCGCGCGCCGCGCCGCTTCAGCCACAGCGCCGGCAGGAACAGCAGGTCGGGCGGGTTGCAGGCGTGGACCACGTCGACCGGGCCGACCCTGCGGGCCAGCCGGGCCGTGTGCCACAACGCCGATCCGTACTCCCGCAGGTAGCCGGCCGGTCCTCCGGTGGCGGCGCGCAACGGGTAGCGGTGGATCCGCACCCCGTCGATCACCGCCTCCGGCTCCGTGTCCCGCTTCTGCCCGCGGGGACAGATGACGTGCACTTCCCAGCCCGCGTCGCGCAGCGTCGTGCACTCCTGCCACACCCGCCGGTCGAACGGCACCGACAGGTTCTCCACCAGGATCAGCGCGCGCCGGTCAGGCCCGTCGCCCCTGGTCGTGTTACCAAGCAAGGCCCATGTACCCCGGTTCGGTCCGACGCGTCTCGGCGTCGGGAAGGTGGATGAGGTCGACGATCGCCGGGCCGTCCCCGTGGGGCAGGGCCGACAGGACGGCCGGGTCTCCGGTCCCGACCAGGCACACCTCGGCGTGCTCGAGCACCTCGTCGACGGAGTCCGCGAGCAGTTGCGCGAGGTGCGGCAGCCGGGTCTCGATGTACTCGCGGTTCGCGCCGATCAGCCGGGAGAGGCTCACGTTGGCGTCGTAGATCCGCAGGTCGTACCCCTTGCCGAAGAGCCTCTCCGCCAGCTCGACGAGCGGGCTCTCGCGGAGGTCGTCGGTGCCGGGTTTGAAGGACAGCCCGAACATGCCTATCCGGCGCTTGCCGGTGCGCTCGACCAGCTCCACCGCGCGCTGCAGATGGTCGGAGTTGGAGGGCAGCACGTGGGAGAGGATGGGTACCGAGACGTCGGCCCGCTGCGCCGCGTGGACCAGGCTGCGCAGGTCCTTGGGCAGGCAGGAGCCACCGAAGGCGAAGCCTGGCCGCAGGTAGGCGGGGCTGATGTTCAGCTTGCGGTCGGCCAGGAACACGTCCATCACCTGGTGCGAGTCCACCCCGAGCGCCTGGCACACCGCGCCCAGCTCGTTCGCGAAGCCGATCTTGAGGCCGTGGAACGCGTTGTCCGCGTATTTGATCGCCTCGGCCGTCGGGACCGGCACCCGGAAC
The nucleotide sequence above comes from Streptomyces sp. NL15-2K. Encoded proteins:
- a CDS encoding Wzz/FepE/Etk N-terminal domain-containing protein, translating into MSNDTIRLATIGRILRRRWRLLAVLAVVGALVGYGASVVFPPRYTTSASVLLPGQWEERELLTQVDIATSSAVVDRVATKLSWPDVSSAELREQVTAKAADGNIIKISGTADTPERAQQLSDQVADQFIEFAARIAGGDTAPEAAEGPEALRKEVAETNRRITDLANAADPGRTVESVQARTVLEKLRTSLVEAMEKLEQADPANNVAGMVVMGPAARPTGQAPPTRTQLVVAGALLFFLVAVIGHLVAARANRRLGTDQEIAAALGSALLGTVDVPDEGRSHRPEGRGRQALISRLLGVDTRWDLPTPQASGDEDGRRIRYRRVCARLRDRLPAPRQLLVVIPDGDEIALRAAGRLVAEATNDPLLRVVEVSVDRPVVPDRDTESGALVVLSAGSRTAEELAGIAEACADGRHEVVGIVVAAPVRARPARSAGRSADNATEALAVRGRATGGSV
- a CDS encoding Wzz/FepE/Etk N-terminal domain-containing protein; the encoded protein is MTTSETSQSSAATPLFDLQALVVAVRRRRRLWGAMALLGLLIGAAVAVLLPPPPSAVTKVLVAHREDQPNDTGTLIRTDVELLGTTRIAEMALHTLKSSEKPEDFMKDYRGAGLTNNLLQITVAGDSDADAVARAKALADAFVADHVRRMRQTAEAEAKALLDQRDRMQDELAQVNKDIGDRSPETESDPRASASIESLFARRAELTSRIADFNQRAEEARVGTPKVIANTQIVDAPRAVRHSLPKAVGTDAAIGLVLGLVLGLALAAVGVVVADRPVLRRDIAANLGASVIAELPRRSGRLWQRRRTRAARMRLTGTLARTVRGSAEPLSLLELGCARSTSAIALDLARAMAAEGPVAVIDGLPGPQLANRRPKPGDPTVVSGERAATVSHQERRLGVGSVAPGTAWTDLQYLGTQTVLVVRAGHGSAAWLHTVARQLADQRIPVIGVVLIDPDPRDRTDGTLWDGLDTALRGQSERLAQQNGGGTSHAVQAVGEGRRRTERLSMWASRVPDNDQEAR
- a CDS encoding nucleotide sugar dehydrogenase, giving the protein MRVSVFGLGYVGCVSAACLASMGHEVIGVDVNQVKVDLVNDGKAPVVEERIGELIAEVVRTGALRATGDVREAVMDSEVSLVCVGTPSEPNGSLCTTYLERVTEQIGAALAEGAKQGGRHTVVFRSTMLPGTCLNLLVPILEKYVGGTVGVDIGVAVNPEFLREGTSVRDFFDPPKTVIGELDPASGDAVMALYDGLPGEVFRVPVPTAEAIKYADNAFHGLKIGFANELGAVCQALGVDSHQVMDVFLADRKLNISPAYLRPGFAFGGSCLPKDLRSLVHAAQRADVSVPILSHVLPSNSDHLQRAVELVERTGKRRIGMFGLSFKPGTDDLRESPLVELAERLFGKGYDLRIYDANVSLSRLIGANREYIETRLPHLAQLLADSVDEVLEHAEVCLVGTGDPAVLSALPHGDGPAIVDLIHLPDAETRRTEPGYMGLAW
- the asnB gene encoding asparagine synthase (glutamine-hydrolyzing); its protein translation is MCGITGTYRWPDGKVVTDRLTDTLAHRGPDGAGRYSHSVGDGEVHLGHRRLAIIDLSETGAQPMVSDGLALTYNGELYNAPELRAELAAAGVRFRGTSDTEVLLEAWRRWGTDCLPRLRGMFAFGIFDERTGELVLARDQLGIKPLFLLRRGAGLAFASELKALAAATGGKLEVDHAALVASLLYYWVPDSRCAFREAEKLPPGSWMRFRPDGRVERGRFWNLKDVAAEGRERARAGERPDLAALVEESTRRHLLSDVPVATFLSGGLDSSYLTALAARHQPGISAYTIGFRAEDAKFEAMPDDLRYARQVAQRFGVDLHEIEIAPNVLDLLPRMTYHLDEPIGDPAAINTFLICSAAREAGVKVMLSGMGADELFAGYRKHLANLLALRYQRVPRPLRRGVSAAVDRLPVATSRRGYRSVRFAKRFLSFADLPEETAFRRSYTMYDQEELLALVAPDLAGTVEDVLTEHADVYRDNDLDDFVNRMCLADARMFLPGLNLTYTDRSSMAASTEVRVPYVDVEVVKAAFAVPGERKIAGRQGKAVLKEAAGSILPREIVYRPKGLFSAPLRAWMSRDLAPLVREVVNDGELVRSGLLRRDALQRLVAEDAAGQRDYSKHLWHVLTLEYWYRDATSGSGQSTRFTA
- a CDS encoding glycosyltransferase family 4 protein — translated: MLGNTTRGDGPDRRALILVENLSVPFDRRVWQECTTLRDAGWEVHVICPRGQKRDTEPEAVIDGVRIHRYPLRAATGGPAGYLREYGSALWHTARLARRVGPVDVVHACNPPDLLFLPALWLKRRGARFVFDQHDLVPELYLSRFDRGEDLLYRAVCALERRTYRAADVVLATNESYRDVAVRRGGRRPEDVFVVRSAPQIDRFQPVPPEPELKRGKPHLLCYLGVMGPQDGVDYALRALAKLRDECGRTDWHAVFVGSGDAFDAMVELSRRLGLSEQVQFTGRIPDADLVRYLSTADVCLSPDPRNPLNDVSTMNKVLEYMAMGRPIVSFDLKEARVSAGDAAVYATANDEAEFAGLIALLLDDPEKRAEMGKIGQERISGPLSWRNSQASLLAAYAAACRDHGPVSASDAVSTGKRPRR
- a CDS encoding bi-domain-containing oxidoreductase, with product MKQVVQNYKSGELAVLDVPVPGCKPGGVLVRSAFSLISTGTELMKVSEAGMSMLGKARSRPDQVAKVMQSVATNGVPATYRKVMGKLDSYTPLGYSLCGVVEQVGAGIDDVKVGDLVACAGNEHALHAELNWVPKNLYARVPDGLAPRHAAFGTVGSIALQGVRQGEPQLGEVALVIGLGLIGQLVVQLLAASGVRVVGADPDPARCELAARRGAAACGDPASAAVESAVAELTGGHGVDQVYLAAGGGSNQPVELAARLCRDRGRVVDIGKCRLDLPWNAYYEKELDVRFSRSYGPGRYDPGYELEGRDYPIGYVRWTERRNLACFLDLLARGSVDVEPLISHVADFDDAVETYQRLKDGELKAVAVLFKYPRRAEEAQAPAVAAPAVAVPAVNVKPTPARAARTPVRLAFVGAGNYATSMLLPHLVQREGVELSTVVTTTALSAANAQRKFGFAEATTDLDAVLGDKSIDAVFVVTRHSSHAELTRRALLAGKTVFVEKPLALTEDELAGVLEAVDESGNDRLQVGFNRRFAPLLREARQRFGTRTGPANLRYLVNAGRLQHGSWYLQQGTEGSRFAGEGGHFIDTASWLLEADPVSVYAVATSGNEDLQVVLRYPDGSTATISYVTSGPAGFPKETLDLVADGRALRLDDFVRASVYGQKRWVSSRLPKARDKGQNAELAAFIKAVRTGGPMPVPLQSLVATTAATLAVQTGLAGGAPVTLARAR